DNA from Hyalangium minutum:
GAGGCGATGGCATACGAGTCCAGCCACGACTTCCGGATGGTGCTCTTCCCGCCGGTGCTGCTGCTGTTCTTCCTGGGGGGCATCGCGACACCCCTGGGAGCGATCTTCTTTGCGCTCGGCTCACCGAACGTGGGGTGGCTCTTCGTGGCGACGGCGATGGGCTACTTCCTGACCTACGAGTGGCTGCACTTCTGCTACCACCTTCCAACAGAGCATCCGCTGGGCCGCCTGCCGTTTCTGGCGGGGTTGAGGAGGCACCACCAGGTGCACCACGACCTGAGGCGGATGGGGCACTTCAACTTCAACCTCACCTTCCCCCTCTGTGACTGGCTGTTCAGGACGGTGTGGAGGCGGAAGCCGGAGCAGCCGACCGGTTCCTTCCCTGAAGGGTAGGCGGCCGCAGTGGGGCGAAAGCCGCGGGAAAAAATCCGGTGGAAGAGCTCGGAGGGCCCGGGGGGTTCTCACCTCTGGGAGCCCTGTGCACCATGGCAGGTCTGATCACCTGCTGATCACGAAGGATTTGACGAGACGGGGGCGAAGCGGTACTCATCGTGACCCCTCGCCCGGCGCGCGCGGCACACCGGTGCCGAGTGCTTTGGCG
Protein-coding regions in this window:
- a CDS encoding sterol desaturase family protein → MSASPLPEHVAKFRAEFRRAEPGRRYVGWAHFAFTSVGSLCVVGFALSRLSGVRPVEWLTVPASFLLANVAEYLGHRGPMHHRARGLGLVYRRHTQQHHHFFTHEAMAYESSHDFRMVLFPPVLLLFFLGGIATPLGAIFFALGSPNVGWLFVATAMGYFLTYEWLHFCYHLPTEHPLGRLPFLAGLRRHHQVHHDLRRMGHFNFNLTFPLCDWLFRTVWRRKPEQPTGSFPEG